The Bradyrhizobium ottawaense genome window below encodes:
- a CDS encoding DUF502 domain-containing protein: MTPRDDAPAPLDPLPEPHTGLMGRFRNYFLTGLVVTGPIAITLYLVWWFVTWVDGVVRPFVPLAYRPETYLPYVIPGWGLVVAFFTLTLVGFLAANLIGRTLVDVGETFLGRIPAVRAIYRGLKQVFETLFSGKGSSFRKVGLVEFPSPGMWSIVLISQSPNEEVARSLPGQEEHVSVFLPCSPNPTTGFFFYVPKSKIVEVDMSTEDAATLIMSAGVVQPGSAPDPKKAAALAGMANAARIANASALRPEPAKVE; encoded by the coding sequence ATGACCCCCCGCGACGACGCGCCTGCGCCTCTTGATCCCCTCCCGGAACCGCATACCGGCCTGATGGGCCGCTTCCGCAACTATTTTCTGACTGGCCTCGTGGTGACGGGGCCAATCGCGATCACCCTGTATCTGGTCTGGTGGTTCGTGACCTGGGTCGACGGCGTGGTGCGGCCGTTCGTGCCGCTGGCCTACCGGCCCGAAACCTATTTGCCGTACGTCATTCCCGGCTGGGGATTGGTCGTCGCATTTTTCACGCTGACGCTGGTCGGATTCCTCGCCGCCAACCTGATCGGCCGGACGCTGGTCGATGTCGGCGAGACCTTCCTCGGCCGGATCCCGGCCGTGCGCGCCATCTATCGCGGCCTGAAGCAGGTGTTCGAGACGCTGTTCTCGGGCAAGGGCTCGAGCTTCCGCAAAGTGGGCCTGGTCGAGTTTCCCTCGCCGGGCATGTGGTCGATCGTGCTGATCTCGCAATCGCCGAATGAAGAGGTCGCGCGCAGCCTGCCGGGGCAGGAGGAGCATGTCTCCGTGTTCCTGCCGTGCTCGCCGAACCCGACCACCGGATTCTTCTTCTACGTGCCCAAGAGCAAGATCGTCGAAGTCGACATGAGCACCGAAGACGCCGCGACCTTGATCATGTCGGCCGGCGTGGTGCAGCCGGGCTCGGCACCCGATCCGAAAAAGGCCGCCGCGCTCGCGGGCATGGCGAATGCCGCGCGCATCGCCAACGCCTCGGCGCTTCGGCCCGAGCCTGCGAAGGTGGAGTAG
- the recG gene encoding ATP-dependent DNA helicase RecG: protein MRPSLLNPLFAPVTSLPGVGPKQDKLLQYLLSRSETPRLVDLLLHLPSQVIDRRARPKIRDAAVGTMVTLEVTVDRHRPPPPRNARAPYLVYASDDTGDVVLTFFRAKPGYVEKLLPMGEKRFVSGTLQMYDGIPQMVHPDRVLDEEAIAKLSGIDPVYPLTEGLALGSLRRAIAQALQKLPALPEWISPEVMRRCNFPAITEALNRVHQPVELTDILPDQPFWSRLAFDELLAGQLALALIRAQLRRPAGVRNAGDGHLRNKIIDALPYALTLSQRDAAAAIASDLQQPVRMLRLLQGDVGSGKTVVALLAAAAVTEVGKQAALMAPTEILARQHIKTIAPLAERAGMRVAILTGREKGKERRELLAQLEAGEIDLLVGTHALIQDDVIFHDLALAIVDEQHRFGVRERLALTSKGEAVDVLVLSATPIPRTLVLTYFGDMDISELREKPAGRQPIETRTISISRLAEVTDSIGRALQAGKLVYWICPLVEESEAEGTEHLTNATKRFESLQKRFGERVGLVHGQMKGAEKDRVMGQFAAHEIGLLVATTVVEVGVDVPAATIMVIENAERFGLAQLHQLRGRIGRGSEASTCLLLYSEPLGEMSKARLKVIRETTDGFRIAEEDLKLRGEGDVLGVRQSGLPGYRIARSEVHGQLITQARDEALRILKDDPKLKGERGEALRCLLYLYERDEAIPLIGAG, encoded by the coding sequence ATGCGCCCCAGCCTGCTCAATCCGCTGTTTGCTCCCGTGACCAGCCTGCCCGGCGTCGGTCCGAAGCAGGACAAGCTGCTGCAATATTTGCTCAGCCGCAGCGAGACGCCGCGGCTGGTCGATTTGCTGCTGCATCTGCCGAGCCAGGTCATCGACCGCCGCGCCCGGCCGAAGATCCGCGACGCCGCGGTCGGAACCATGGTGACGCTGGAGGTCACCGTCGACCGCCACCGCCCCCCTCCACCGCGCAACGCGCGCGCACCCTATCTGGTCTATGCCAGCGACGACACCGGCGACGTCGTGCTGACCTTCTTCCGCGCCAAGCCCGGCTATGTCGAAAAACTGCTGCCAATGGGGGAGAAGCGGTTCGTCTCCGGCACGCTGCAGATGTACGACGGCATCCCGCAGATGGTGCATCCCGACCGCGTGCTGGACGAGGAGGCGATCGCAAAGCTCTCCGGCATCGATCCGGTCTATCCGCTGACGGAGGGTCTGGCGCTCGGCTCGCTCCGCCGCGCGATCGCCCAGGCGCTGCAGAAGCTGCCGGCTTTGCCGGAATGGATCAGTCCGGAGGTGATGCGCCGCTGCAATTTTCCTGCGATCACCGAGGCGCTCAACCGCGTGCACCAGCCGGTCGAGCTCACGGACATCCTGCCCGATCAGCCGTTCTGGTCGCGCCTCGCCTTTGACGAGCTCCTGGCCGGCCAGCTCGCGCTCGCCTTGATCCGCGCGCAATTGCGCCGGCCCGCCGGCGTGCGCAATGCCGGTGACGGGCACTTGCGCAACAAGATCATCGACGCCCTGCCCTATGCATTGACGCTGTCCCAGCGTGACGCGGCCGCGGCGATCGCCAGCGATCTGCAACAGCCCGTGCGCATGTTGCGCCTGCTCCAGGGCGACGTCGGCTCCGGCAAGACCGTGGTCGCGCTGCTCGCGGCCGCGGCCGTCACGGAGGTCGGCAAGCAGGCGGCCCTGATGGCGCCCACCGAAATCCTGGCGCGCCAACACATCAAGACCATCGCCCCGCTCGCCGAGCGCGCCGGCATGCGGGTTGCGATCCTCACCGGCCGTGAAAAGGGCAAGGAGCGGCGTGAATTGCTGGCGCAGCTCGAAGCCGGAGAGATCGACCTCCTGGTCGGCACCCACGCCCTGATTCAGGACGACGTGATCTTCCATGATCTCGCCCTCGCCATCGTCGACGAGCAGCACCGCTTCGGCGTGCGCGAACGCCTCGCGCTCACGTCCAAGGGCGAAGCGGTCGACGTGCTGGTGCTGAGCGCGACGCCGATCCCGCGCACGCTGGTGCTGACCTATTTCGGCGACATGGACATTTCCGAGCTGCGCGAAAAGCCCGCCGGCCGCCAGCCGATCGAGACCCGCACCATCTCGATCAGCCGCCTCGCCGAAGTCACTGACAGCATCGGCCGCGCGCTGCAGGCGGGCAAGCTGGTCTACTGGATCTGCCCGCTGGTCGAGGAATCCGAGGCCGAAGGCACCGAGCACCTCACCAACGCGACCAAACGTTTCGAAAGCCTGCAGAAGCGGTTCGGCGAGCGCGTCGGCCTCGTCCACGGCCAGATGAAGGGCGCCGAGAAGGACCGCGTGATGGGCCAGTTCGCCGCCCACGAGATCGGCCTTCTGGTCGCGACCACCGTGGTCGAGGTCGGCGTCGATGTGCCGGCGGCGACCATCATGGTGATCGAGAACGCCGAACGGTTCGGCCTCGCCCAGCTGCACCAGCTGCGCGGCCGGATCGGACGCGGCTCGGAGGCCTCGACCTGCCTGCTGCTTTATTCGGAGCCGCTCGGCGAGATGTCGAAGGCACGCCTGAAGGTGATCCGCGAGACCACCGACGGTTTTCGCATCGCCGAGGAAGACCTCAAGCTGCGCGGCGAAGGCGACGTGCTGGGCGTGCGCCAGAGCGGCCTGCCCGGCTACCGCATCGCGCGCTCGGAGGTCCACGGCCAGCTCATCACCCAGGCGCGCGACGAGGCACTGCGCATCCTCAAGGACGATCCAAAGCTGAAGGGCGAGCGTGGCGAGGCGCTGCGGTGCCTGCTGTATCTGTATGAGCGCGACGAGGCGATCCCGCTGATCGGCGCGGGCTGA
- a CDS encoding succinate dehydrogenase assembly factor 2, which translates to MTGTTRSSSGLDDRRKRLLFRCWHRGTREMDLILGRFADAEIGNLSEPELTELEALLEVNDPDLYAAITGDKVLPADVTGALFARIKAYPIADRDA; encoded by the coding sequence ATGACGGGAACGACACGATCGAGCAGCGGGCTGGACGACCGCCGCAAGCGGCTTTTGTTCCGCTGCTGGCACCGCGGCACGCGCGAGATGGACCTGATCCTCGGCCGCTTTGCGGATGCCGAGATCGGCAATCTGTCCGAGCCTGAATTGACCGAGCTCGAGGCCCTGCTCGAGGTCAACGATCCCGATCTCTATGCCGCCATCACCGGTGACAAGGTGCTGCCGGCCGATGTGACCGGTGCGCTGTTTGCCCGCATCAAGGCCTATCCGATCGCGGACCGCGACGCATGA
- the mfd gene encoding transcription-repair coupling factor has protein sequence MKQGMKSPAELLAPGRVLTLANVAEGAEGLVVSDLARAIAARPKKPAVSLAVVCRDGPRMQQLERALQFFAPDLPVLQFPAWDCQPYDRVSPHGGILAQRLTTLARLASLTGSDKPLIVLTTVNAIVQRVPARELVAAQALSVAPGNVVPMDTIVAWLEHNGYNRSSTVREPGEYAVRGGILDLFPAGLEQPVRFDFFGDSLESIRTFDAETQRTLLDMRSLDLVPISEFQLVTDTIRRFRMGYVAEFGAPERDDALYEAVSEGRRHPGMEHWLPLFQDRMDTLFDYLQGAPIAIEPQAEDAVRERFKQIQDYYEARRDAMEHPGGGAIYKPLPPDRLYLTGEEWTRRESDMPLLRLTQFSVPADGTSVIDAGARKGRDFAPERNDNTVNVFESVVSHVMALHAQRKKVVIALWSEGSRDRMNSMLRDHKLAHTTSVNSWRTVQATPRNETMLAVLGLESGFETDEIALISEQDILGDRLVRPRKASRKLDNFISEITSLAAGDIVVHVDHGIGRFVGLQTLDVAGAPHDCLELHYAAETKLFLPVENIELLSRYGSDQTTVELDRLGGGGWQTRKAKLKNRIREIAGELIKIAAARHLHEAPKLPVQQGLYDEFCARFPYDETEDQLGAIESTLKDLELGRPMDRLICGDVGFGKTEVALRAAFAVALEGKQVAVVVPTTLLARQHAKTFTERFKGFPVNVAQASRLVATKELNLVKKGIADGSVDIVVGTHALLGKAIKFRDLGLVIVDEEQHFGVTHKERLKALRSEVHVLTLSATPIPRTLQLALTGVRELSIIASPPVDRLAVRTFVAPHDPLMIREALLRERYRGGQAFYVVPRIDDLAEVKDFLDKNVPEMKVAVAHGQMPPAVIEDIMTAFYDGKFDILLSTTIVESGLDIPNANTLIVHRADMFGLAQLYQLRGRVGRSKLRAYALFTLPAQQKITAQAERRLTVLQSLETLGAGFQLASHDLDIRGAGNLLGEEQSGHIKEVGFELYQSMLEEAIVNLKAGVSEPAADRWSPSITIGMPVLIPEDYVGDLSVRLSLYRRLADLDTEEEIENFGAEMRDRFGVLPDEVRYLFKVAAIKAFCRRANVGKIDAGPKGAVIAFRDNSFAHPDRLVSFIRSYGQAAKVRPDMKVVFLQDWETPEERLTGTTEIMRQLAQLAESKKAA, from the coding sequence ATGAAGCAGGGAATGAAATCTCCGGCCGAGCTGCTAGCGCCCGGCCGTGTGCTGACGCTTGCCAATGTCGCGGAAGGCGCCGAAGGCCTGGTCGTCTCCGATCTCGCCCGTGCCATCGCGGCGCGGCCGAAGAAGCCGGCCGTCAGCCTTGCCGTGGTCTGCCGCGACGGCCCGCGCATGCAGCAGCTCGAACGCGCGCTGCAGTTCTTCGCTCCCGATCTGCCGGTGCTCCAGTTCCCGGCCTGGGACTGCCAGCCCTATGACCGCGTCTCGCCGCATGGCGGCATTTTGGCACAACGCCTGACCACGCTGGCGCGGCTGGCCTCGCTCACCGGCAGCGACAAGCCGCTGATCGTGCTGACCACGGTGAATGCGATCGTGCAGCGCGTGCCGGCGCGCGAGCTCGTCGCGGCGCAGGCGCTGTCGGTCGCGCCCGGCAACGTCGTACCGATGGACACCATCGTCGCCTGGCTCGAGCACAATGGTTACAACCGTTCCTCGACCGTGCGTGAGCCCGGTGAATACGCCGTGCGCGGCGGCATCCTCGATCTGTTTCCGGCCGGCCTCGAGCAGCCGGTGCGCTTCGACTTCTTCGGCGACAGCCTGGAATCGATCCGCACCTTCGATGCCGAGACCCAGCGCACGCTGCTCGACATGCGCTCGCTCGACCTCGTGCCGATCTCGGAATTCCAGCTCGTCACCGACACCATCCGCCGTTTCCGCATGGGCTATGTCGCCGAGTTCGGCGCGCCCGAGCGCGACGATGCGCTGTATGAAGCCGTCAGCGAAGGCCGCCGCCATCCCGGCATGGAGCACTGGCTGCCGCTGTTCCAGGACCGCATGGACACGCTGTTCGATTATCTGCAAGGCGCGCCCATCGCGATCGAGCCGCAGGCCGAGGACGCCGTCCGCGAGCGATTCAAGCAGATCCAGGACTATTACGAGGCCCGCCGCGATGCCATGGAGCATCCCGGCGGCGGCGCCATCTACAAGCCGCTGCCGCCGGACCGGCTCTATTTGACCGGCGAGGAATGGACCAGGCGCGAGAGCGACATGCCGCTGCTGCGGCTGACGCAGTTCTCGGTTCCGGCTGACGGGACCAGCGTTATCGACGCCGGTGCGCGCAAGGGCCGCGATTTCGCGCCGGAGCGCAACGACAACACGGTCAACGTGTTCGAGTCCGTGGTCAGCCACGTCATGGCGCTGCACGCCCAGCGCAAGAAGGTCGTGATTGCGCTCTGGAGCGAAGGATCGCGCGACCGCATGAATTCGATGCTGCGTGACCACAAGCTGGCCCATACCACCAGCGTCAACAGCTGGCGGACGGTGCAGGCCACCCCGCGCAACGAGACCATGCTGGCCGTGCTCGGCCTCGAAAGCGGTTTCGAGACCGATGAGATCGCGCTCATCAGCGAGCAGGACATCCTTGGCGATCGCCTGGTGCGGCCGCGCAAGGCCAGCCGCAAGCTCGACAATTTCATCTCGGAGATCACGAGCCTTGCCGCGGGCGACATCGTCGTCCACGTCGACCACGGCATCGGCCGCTTCGTCGGCCTCCAGACCCTCGACGTCGCCGGCGCCCCGCACGACTGTCTCGAGCTGCATTATGCCGCCGAGACAAAGCTGTTCCTGCCGGTCGAGAACATCGAGCTGCTGTCGCGCTACGGCTCCGACCAGACCACGGTCGAGCTCGATCGCCTCGGCGGCGGCGGCTGGCAGACCCGCAAGGCAAAACTCAAGAACCGCATCCGCGAGATCGCGGGCGAGCTGATCAAGATCGCCGCCGCGCGTCATCTGCACGAGGCGCCCAAGCTGCCGGTGCAGCAGGGCCTGTACGACGAGTTCTGCGCGCGCTTCCCGTATGACGAGACTGAGGACCAGCTAGGGGCGATCGAATCCACGCTGAAGGATCTCGAACTCGGCCGTCCCATGGACCGGCTGATCTGCGGGGACGTCGGCTTCGGCAAGACCGAGGTGGCGTTGCGCGCGGCCTTTGCCGTCGCGCTCGAAGGCAAGCAGGTCGCCGTGGTGGTGCCGACCACGCTGCTCGCGCGCCAGCACGCGAAGACTTTCACCGAGCGCTTCAAGGGCTTTCCGGTCAACGTGGCGCAGGCCTCGCGCCTGGTCGCGACCAAGGAGCTCAATCTGGTCAAGAAGGGCATCGCCGACGGTTCGGTCGACATCGTCGTCGGCACCCACGCGCTGCTCGGCAAGGCCATCAAGTTCCGCGACCTCGGCCTCGTCATCGTCGACGAGGAGCAGCATTTTGGCGTCACTCACAAGGAGCGGCTGAAGGCGCTGCGCTCCGAGGTGCACGTGCTGACGCTGTCGGCAACCCCGATTCCGCGCACGCTGCAGCTGGCGCTGACCGGGGTTCGCGAGCTCTCGATCATCGCATCGCCCCCGGTTGATCGCCTCGCGGTGCGCACCTTCGTCGCTCCGCATGATCCGCTGATGATCCGCGAGGCGCTGCTGCGCGAGCGCTACCGCGGCGGCCAGGCGTTCTACGTGGTGCCGCGCATCGACGACCTCGCCGAGGTCAAGGATTTCCTCGACAAGAACGTGCCGGAGATGAAGGTCGCGGTCGCGCACGGGCAGATGCCGCCCGCCGTGATCGAGGACATCATGACCGCGTTCTACGACGGCAAGTTCGACATCCTGCTGTCGACCACGATCGTCGAGTCCGGCCTCGACATCCCCAACGCCAACACGCTGATCGTGCACCGCGCCGACATGTTCGGCCTCGCCCAGCTCTATCAGCTGCGCGGCCGGGTCGGGCGCTCCAAGCTGCGTGCGTATGCGCTGTTCACGCTGCCGGCGCAGCAGAAGATCACCGCGCAGGCCGAGCGCCGGCTCACGGTGCTGCAATCGCTGGAGACGCTGGGCGCAGGCTTCCAGCTCGCCTCGCACGACCTCGACATCCGCGGCGCCGGCAATCTGCTCGGCGAGGAGCAGTCCGGCCACATCAAGGAGGTCGGCTTCGAGCTCTATCAGTCGATGCTGGAGGAGGCGATCGTCAACCTCAAGGCCGGCGTCTCCGAGCCCGCCGCCGACCGCTGGTCGCCGTCGATCACCATCGGCATGCCCGTGCTCATTCCGGAGGATTATGTCGGCGATCTCTCGGTGCGGCTGTCGCTGTACCGGCGGCTCGCCGATCTCGACACCGAGGAGGAGATCGAGAATTTTGGCGCCGAGATGCGCGATCGCTTCGGCGTGCTGCCGGACGAGGTGCGCTACCTCTTCAAGGTCGCCGCGATCAAGGCGTTCTGCCGCCGCGCCAATGTCGGCAAGATCGATGCCGGCCCGAAGGGCGCCGTCATCGCCTTCCGCGACAATTCCTTCGCCCATCCCGATCGTCTGGTGAGCTTCATCCGCAGCTACGGCCAGGCCGCCAAGGTGCGGCCCGACATGAAGGTGGTGTTCCTGCAGGATTGGGAGACGCCGGAAGAGCGCCTCACCGGCACCACGGAGATCATGCGCCAGCTGGCGCAGCTCGCGGAAAGCAAGAAGGCGGCGTGA
- a CDS encoding cold-shock protein: MTTGTVKWFNSQKGFGFIQPDQGSQDVFVHISAVERAGMNTLNEGQKVSFEIVADRRTGKSAAEDLRAA, encoded by the coding sequence ATGACGACGGGAACTGTGAAGTGGTTTAACAGCCAAAAGGGTTTCGGATTCATTCAGCCCGACCAGGGCAGCCAGGATGTGTTCGTTCATATCAGCGCCGTTGAACGCGCCGGCATGAATACCCTCAACGAAGGGCAGAAGGTTTCATTCGAAATCGTTGCAGACCGCCGGACCGGCAAGTCTGCTGCTGAAGATCTGCGCGCCGCATAG
- a CDS encoding NAD(P)-dependent oxidoreductase: protein MSKTIAILAPGAMGSAVARRLSEHGARVLTSLDGRSEATRKRAADAGMVDADDNQIAGADIILSIVPPGEAVALAERLAALIVRREKKPVVVDCNAINVDTVQRIEEIIGSAQAPFVDGGIIGFPPQPGGKSPAFYMSGEYAKEVAVLKDFGLDVRIVEGPVGAASALKMSYAGIVKGLAGIGSAMVVAATKAGAADALRDELALSQPAILARLEVALPDMIPKAYRWVAEMREISGFLGPDHPASQIYEGFARWFEHLAEDANGEAADAALMKAFAAGITQKKA, encoded by the coding sequence ATGTCCAAAACCATTGCGATCCTCGCACCCGGCGCCATGGGCAGCGCCGTCGCCCGCCGCCTCAGTGAGCACGGCGCGCGCGTGCTGACGTCTTTGGACGGGCGGAGCGAGGCGACGCGGAAACGCGCGGCGGATGCCGGCATGGTCGACGCCGATGACAATCAGATTGCGGGCGCCGATATCATCCTCTCGATCGTGCCGCCGGGCGAAGCCGTCGCGCTGGCTGAGCGGCTGGCCGCGCTGATCGTCAGGCGCGAGAAGAAGCCGGTCGTCGTCGATTGCAATGCGATCAACGTCGACACGGTGCAAAGGATCGAGGAGATCATCGGCTCGGCGCAGGCGCCGTTCGTCGATGGCGGCATCATCGGCTTTCCGCCGCAGCCCGGCGGCAAGAGCCCGGCCTTCTACATGTCCGGCGAATACGCCAAGGAGGTCGCGGTGCTGAAGGATTTCGGCCTCGACGTGCGCATCGTCGAGGGCCCGGTCGGCGCCGCGTCGGCTTTGAAAATGTCCTATGCCGGCATCGTCAAGGGCCTCGCCGGCATCGGCTCGGCGATGGTGGTCGCGGCGACGAAAGCGGGCGCAGCGGACGCGTTGCGTGACGAACTGGCGCTGAGCCAGCCCGCGATTCTGGCGCGGCTCGAGGTCGCGCTGCCTGACATGATCCCGAAGGCCTATCGCTGGGTTGCCGAGATGCGGGAGATCTCCGGATTCCTCGGCCCGGATCATCCGGCCAGCCAGATCTATGAGGGCTTTGCGAGATGGTTCGAGCATCTCGCCGAGGATGCAAATGGTGAGGCGGCGGATGCCGCGCTGATGAAGGCGTTCGCTGCGGGGATCACACAGAAGAAAGCCTAG